Part of the Permianibacter fluminis genome, AGGAGTGCCGCACTCTCCCCATAATGAGCTCCTTCCCCGTAAAGTACTGAGCGAGGTCCCCTACAGGGCTCTAGGCTCCCTCCCCTGTCAAGGGGAGGGCTGGGGGTGGGGTAATTTACGAGACTACGCCAACTACGTGAACGATCACCGCCACTCACTCAAATCAATCACCAGCCGTTCCAGCCGGGCATCATCTTCCGGCCGCATCAATTCAATACCGTTATCACTGAGCGCAGCCCGCGCGCTACTTATCCGGCCACGGTGCTTGCCATCCGCCAGCGCAATCGCGGCGTTGACGATGGTGACATGTTGCAAATTGCTGGGGTTGAAACGGGTCAAATTGTTCACGCTCGTACTCCCAAAGCCACATAGCCTGTGAGAGTCAAATAGCGCAACTTGATGACAGCAGGATTACACTGGCGCTTTCAGCTTCACTTTCTTTCTATAACGTTCACATCCGTCTCTATCTATCAAGACAGAGCTGATAAGCTCGCCATCAGTCGATTTGTATGTGGCGCGAATACTGCCCCCAAACATCATCAGCGATTTGCTCATCTGTTCGTCGCAGAACCCAGCCGCTACATCATCCTCCGAAAGACTAGCCAAACTCTCGATGGCTTCAGTATCAGAAGCATTCATTGTGAAGAGTAAGGTCAGCTCACGGTCACTGGCCGAAGCGGAAGTAAACTCCAAACCTTCGGAGATTACTTGAGGTAGATCGCGATTAATGTCAGCTGCCGCCTTGGCAAGTTCTTCCGGAAGTTGCTGCGTTTTCTTGTAAATTGCGAATATTCCCCAGCTGATAAGTCCCACAATGACGATCATCCACATCAATGCAAATATCAGCCGCTGCCGTGTCGTGGGACCATCTCGCCAAAATTTGTGGTCAGCAGTATTTTCCATTACAGAACTTCCTTTTTTTATAAACTGCTCATGGCCATTTGCTAGTACCGCGCCAACAACTCACTGGCATTGTTGCGGCGGGTGCCGTTGCAGCTGATGAAGCGGCGGACCGGGAAGGCGGTCAGTTCGGCGGATTGATACAGCTCCCGGGTGATCGGGGTGTCGTGATTGGAAATCAGCACCGGTACCTTTTTGCGGCGCAGGCTGTCGGCGGCGGCGGCGAGATCGAATTGTTCGGTTGGGCCGAAGGCCGAGCGGGCGTAGGCGGTGAAGCTGGCGGTGGCAGTCAGCGGTACGTACGGCGGATCACAGTATTAGAACGGACATATTATCTGTAATGCATTACCTAACCGCCTCAATGCAGCGAGGCTTTTTGACTATAAAGCATTCATATTTTGAAGCGAAGCTATTGCTCGCCAAAATTTTTAAATGCCATACGCCGGAAACCATCTCACTATACAAGTACAACCTCGAAATGTACTGCAGCGTTGAAAGCTACCGAAATTTCAACAACGAACTGTGTTGTGATTTGACAGAAACGAATTACGGATTGCCGCGATGCTTGTGGCTTTCCGCGCATTTGCGTGACTTCTCGACGTTCAGAACGGCACTGACTTACGCCTACCAAGCGAAATACCATTTTGAATACTTCAAATCCAAAGGCATAGAACTAGTTGAGAGAGTTGAGTCAGGCGATTTTCTTAGCAAAAGCGAGATTCAGGAATATATAACTCATTTCCTCTACAAGCAGGTGAAATTAATGTCGCAGCGCGGAAAGCTTGACGACGTAGTCAGTTAGATGATACCAATTGACCAAACCTGATGCGCATGTAGTGCATCGCCTGAATAGCCGTGACCACTACTAACACGGCAACTATCAGGGATGGGAAAGAGGCTATGACGCAATGCATGGCTTATGGAAAGGATGCAATCGATGAGTCCGGTATATATATTGTTCATTTATCCGGCACTTTACTTTGCGACACATGGTAGAAATGCCTCCCCTGCGGTGACAGAGCGCGCTTCTGGCCGAATAAAGAACCGAACCGGTCGACAACGCAGAATACAAAGATTTTCTACCTGCCGTGGTCCGCGGATTGGTTTTCACCCTTCTTTCAACCTGGGCGCGACCGACCTTCAGACTTTCCCAAGAGAATTCGAGGTCTCACCAGCAGACAAGCATGATGACCAAAAGTCTGAACGAATATGTTGGTGTTCAAGGCATTTCCAACTTTAAACATAACACTCGAAATGCCCGCCGAAGTGAGAAAGTAATTGATGAAGCCAGTCAGTCGACAGCGAGCTTTACCTCATCACTTCAGAATGCGGAAATGAGATAACAAACGCGGGGAATTCGTCGGCTACTTTTAAAAAAATGACTTTCACCATGCCATGTCAAATTTAGGGTGTTGATTCCATGCCACAAAGAAACGTGAAATACCTCGCCGTACTGCTCTGTTTTGGTTTGGCTGCATTCGCAGCCATTATTATCGATCCGGAGGAGCCAATCCGCGGCGGAATACCATCGTCAATTTCCTATCCTGCAACGTCATCCAGTGGGAATTATACGGTTAGTTGGGAGGCAGGCTCCCCTGCTGATTACTATGAGTTGTACGAGCAAGTTGGAAGTGCAGGCTACACGCTGATTGCAACAATTTGGTCGGGTAGCTTGCAGCAAAAATCGTTTTCAGGAAAGGCAAGTGGGACCTATTACTATCGGGTTCGAGCCTGTGTTGACGTGTGCAGCGCCTACAGAGCAGGTACTGCAATTGTCGTCTCAATATCGGTACCGCCAACCTTATCGCTCTCAGCAAATGCGACACAAATCGATCCTGGCGCGTCTGTTACTTTAAATTACATCAGCAGTAATGCAACCGCTTGCTCAATCAATGGCGCTGGGGTTTCGCTGCCAAGCGGATCAAAAACATACTCAAATATTGTCAATACAACCAAATACACGCTTACGTGTAGCAACGCCGGCGCCTCTGCCAGCTCATCAGTTACAGTCAATGTCAGACCCAATCCGCCAACAGGCCCGGTCACACAAACACTCTCATATGATGCATTGGGTCGACTGACATCCTCTCAAGAAACGACAGGGCGGACGCAAGGCGTCACCTATGACGCAGTCGGAAATCGAACAAGCCAATCCGTTTCGCAGTAGAAAATGGTAAGAAGCTGCTAGACGATCGTTGAATCAACGATCGGCATTTTCAACACTTAACTTTATTTCGGGGCAATTAGATTATGAAGGCTAGAATGCTTATCCCAGGCGTTTTGCTGTCCTGCGCGTCAGCGAATGCAGCCGAATTTGCTGCGCAAAAGATAATCATGCAAGACGAGTACGGAGTTAATGTAGCTAGCACACAAGTCGTTCAATCACTTAACACCGTTTCGATTGGTGGAGAAAACGGAATATCACACAGCATTTCCACAGCCACAAACAATTTCGAAATAACTGGATATCGCGGATACCGGGACAAGTTCCTAAATACAAAAGCGAGCTACGTATACATAGGCAGTCAGGGCAGTAATCAAAATGTCTATATTCAGGGATACGGCTACGTTTTAGATGCAATGCGCTTCAGCGATTTCGAAGGGAGTACGGATTTTATCGTTAGAGAAAATGGAAATGTTGTCACGCGATTTTCGGAGCTGAAGCCAACTTATGCGTTTGAGGCGCTGTCAGACCCACGAAATTCTCTGAAATTTACCGACAACAATACCTATCTGGAATGGACGAAGCCAAATGGAACGAAGTCTAGATATAAGTTTTATCCTATGCTTGGAGCAGAGCTGGAGAGCGTGATATTCCCGACGGGCCTTCGTTACGACATAGGCGCTCGTAAGGAATTTGGCAACGTTAGTTATCGCGCGGTAACAACAAATACCGGCTTTGAGCTGCTGTATAAGTATGAAATCGACACTCGCCCGTATTCAGACCCGGGCGTGATGCCGGTTTATGCTCCGCTCGCGCAACCTGAAACTTGGTCGTACTACAATCCGAAATATGTGTATGCCATTAATGCTGCAATTGAGAATTGTAATCTGAATTCTGGCGGGTGCTTCCTGACGAAAGATTGGCCTAGAGCCACATTCAATTGGCCGGCTGGAATGCCTAGAGCCATGTATTTCGGGACAAATATATTTTCCGTTGCAAACGGGCTTGGGGAAGTAACGGAGTACAAATTCAAAGCCTATGATCTTCACTACTGTGGCTTGCAAGGTGCTGGGTCAAATCACACTTACGCACTAAACGAAAGAACCTCTCCGCGCCTGGTCGAGATAAAGCCACCCTACGCTAGTCAGGCGGCATTTAAGTACGAATACAAAAATGTCTGCGATGACTTCTTTGACATGATGGGCATTGGTCATGGCAGCGACCTCGGAGTTGCTGGTTCCATGCAGCTGGTCGCGGAAGCTGGACAAATTTATAGCGCCAAGAAAAATGATTCGGACGTGCATCACTACACGGTAAATTATGAAAACACCTACGGCACAGTTACAAACAGCGGCGGTGGGGAAATAACGCAAGTTCGAATGGCCAAGACAATATTCCCATTTACGCTTGTTAGCGCCTCGACTACATCTGGAACAATGAGCTACGAGGGTTCGTTTTTCAACGCACCAAAAAAGTTTAGCAGAAATAAGGGGCCTTCTGAAGATTATGAATATACACGCGGAAATCTCACAAAGATAATATTGAATAAAGGGAAAGCAACCGAAGTCTATATGCAGGCACAATTCCCAGTTGCTTGCGACTCTAGTAATTACAAGTATTGTAATAAACCTGTCTGGCAGCGTGATGCAAGAGGAAACGTTACAAGCTACACATACCATCAACCCTCAGGACAGGTTGAGTCGGTAAAGTCGCCAGCAGATAAAAACGGCAAGATTGCCGAAATACGATACGAATATGAGCAAAAGCCA contains:
- a CDS encoding RHS repeat domain-containing protein; protein product: MPQRNVKYLAVLLCFGLAAFAAIIIDPEEPIRGGIPSSISYPATSSSGNYTVSWEAGSPADYYELYEQVGSAGYTLIATIWSGSLQQKSFSGKASGTYYYRVRACVDVCSAYRAGTAIVVSISVPPTLSLSANATQIDPGASVTLNYISSNATACSINGAGVSLPSGSKTYSNIVNTTKYTLTCSNAGASASSSVTVNVRPNPPTGPVTQTLSYDALGRLTSSQETTGRTQGVTYDAVGNRTSQSVSQ